One window of Ictalurus punctatus breed USDA103 chromosome 22, Coco_2.0, whole genome shotgun sequence genomic DNA carries:
- the zgc:153044 gene encoding dual specificity protein phosphatase 18: MNTPCRIPAPRLAGAGQITDYLYISSGKTAKDSSVLTRLKINCIINATHEMDAMCIPSVEYLHVPVADSPAAQLQEYFDIVADKIHAVSAQRGRVLVHCCAGVSRSATLCLAYLLKYRDMSLMDAHALVRACRPIIRPNCGFWKQLIDYELNLRGTNSVMMVASPLGQIPDVYEKNTRNFIPV, encoded by the coding sequence ATGAACACACCATGTCGGATCCCTGCACCTCGACTGGCTGGTGCAGGTCAGATAACCGACTACCTTTACATCAGCAGCGGCAAGACGGCCAAAGACAGCTCGGTTTTAACTCGCCTCAAAATCAACTGCATCATTAACGCTACACATGAGATGGACGCGATGTGCATTCCTTCTGTTGAATATCTTCATGTGCCGGTCGCTGACTCTCCTGCAGCTCAACTCCAAGAATATTTTGACATCGTCGCAGACAAAATACACGCGGTTAGTGCGCAGCGCGGTCGAGTGTTAGTACACTGCTGTGCAGGCGTGAGCCGTTCCGCGACGCTTTGTCTCGCCTACCTCCTGAAATATCGCGATATGTCGCTGATGGACGCGCACGCGCTGGTCAGGGCCTGCAGGCCAATCATTCGACCTAACTGCGGTTTCTGGAAACAGCTAATTGATTACGAGCTCAATTTACGTGGAACGAATTCTGTAATGATGGTGGCTTCACCCTTGGGACAAATTCCAGACGTGTATGAGAAGAACACTAGAAACTTTATACCAGTTTAA